In Carya illinoinensis cultivar Pawnee chromosome 9, C.illinoinensisPawnee_v1, whole genome shotgun sequence, the following are encoded in one genomic region:
- the LOC122277738 gene encoding 3,9-dihydroxypterocarpan 6A-monooxygenase-like: MATALDFINYCYLFFFWIVATLIWSSFVRTLSNFRSNIRHPPSPPALPFIGHLHLLSSKLPKSFETLAKRYGPLMQIRIGDTNFLVASDASLAKEILKTHDVDFASKYQFGGGQNLIYKDLSFINCPYGTYWRFMKKLCVTKLFAGPQIDRFIHIREQETLKLLKSLINRASKAEASDLSMELSTLTNNMICRMALGKKWSENPNLPMEIKNLVRAIMGSGAKLGFLEIFGPLSRFDISGNGKKLRDALWAFDRVLEQIMKDYGTMEMKDGTREGEKDVMDILLETYRDPNAELKLTKEQIRFFFLELFLAGVDTTSAAVQWVMAELINHPEVFKKLRLEIESVVGSSRLVKESDIPNLPYLQAVVKETLRIHPPGALLRRQCNQDCKLGGYDVKQGTKILINTYTIMRDPKTWHEPDKFLPERFLMNSADNFELGNKGQDFNFLPFGSGRRACIGQPHASIVLHATIGSLIRCFDWKLQDAEKVDIKVVTGYAGAVAHSLMCYPITHFDPFKG; encoded by the exons ATGGCCACTGCTCTTGATTTCATCAACTACTGCTACCTCTTCTTTTTCTGGATAGTTGCTACTCTTATATGGAGTTCTTTCGTAAGAACATTATCCAACTTTCGCTCCAATATTCGGCACCCACCAAGCCCACCTGCTCTACCCTTCATCGGCCACCTTCATCTACTGAGTTCCAAACTACCAAAATCCTTTGAAACTCTAGCCAAGCGATATGGCCCTCTGATGCAAATAAGGATCGGAGACACTAATTTCCTTGTTGCTTCGGACGCGTCCCTGGCTAAAGAAATATTGAAGACCCATGATGTTGATTTCGCCTCCAAGTACCAATTTGGCGGCGGACAGAACTTGATATACAAAGATCTAAGTTTTATAAACTGTCCTTATGGCACCTACTGGCGGTTCATGAAGAAGCTTTGCGTGACAAAGTTGTTTGCAGGCCCACAGATCGATCGTTTCATCCATATCCGAGAGCAGGAGACGTTGAAGCTCTTGAAATCGCTCATAAATAGAGCTAGCAAGGCAGAAGCGAGCGATTTGAGCATGGAGCTGTCGACCTTGACGAACAATATGATTTGCAGAATGGCCTTGGGAAAGAAATGGTCGGAAAATCCTAACCTACCTATGGAGATTAAGAACTTGGTTAGAGCCATAATGGGGAGTGGTGCCAAGTTAGgttttttggaaatttttggcCCATTAAGTAGATTTGACATCTCTGGAAATGGGAAGAAGCTTAGAGACGCACTTTGGGCTTTTGATAGGGTTTTGGAGCAGATCATGAAGGACTACGGAACAATGGAGATGAAGGATGGTACTCGAGAAGGCGAGAAAGATGTGATGGACATATTGCTGGAGACGTATAGAGACCCAAATGCAGAGCTGAAGCTGACGAAAGAACAGATCAGATTTTTCTTCTTA GAGCTATTTTTGGCGGGCGTTGACACTACATCAGCAGCCGTTCAATGGGTCATGGCAGAGCTTATCAACCATCCAGAAGTGTTcaagaagcttaggctggagaTTGAATCCGTTGTGGGATCCAGCAGGCTAGTCAAAGAGTCAGACATTCCAAACCTCCCCTACCTCCAAGCAGTCGTTAAGGAAACCCTAAGAATACACCCTCCCGGAGCGTTACTTCGAAGGCAATGCAATCAAGATTGCAAGCTCGGTGGATATGATGTAAAGCAGGGAACCAAGATCTTGATCAATACCTATACAATCATGAGGGACCCAAAAACCTGGCACGAACCAGACAAGTTCTTACCGGAGAGGTTCTTAATGAATTCCGCCGACAATTTTGAGCTGGGAAACAAGGGCCAGGATTTTAATTTCCTACCATTTGGTAGTGGAAGAAGAGCATGCATCGGTCAGCCTCACGCGTCAATAGTGCTGCATGCAACAATTGGATCCCTGATCCGATGTTTTGACTGGAAACTTCAAGATGCAGAGAAGGTtgatataaaagtggtgacggGATACGCAGGAGCAGTGGCACACTCTCTTATGTGTTATCCCATCACACATTTTGATCCATTTAAGGGTTAA
- the LOC122277478 gene encoding 3,9-dihydroxypterocarpan 6A-monooxygenase-like, producing MASSTGIANLWEYSFLFFIWIVSVVVVRFLIKTCTSSRDTLRCPPSPLALPIIGHLHLLSSKLPQSFQDLARRYGPLMQLRIGATTFVIASSATVAKEILRTHDGDFASRFEFGPAEYNIYSGIGFITGPYGTYWRFMKKLCITKLFAGPQLARFSRIRELEIQKLLKSVLKSSKEGEACDLAVELTTLTNNLLCSMALSKTCSDNVMGAKEIRRLVVEIMELGTKLGAYEAIGPLKKFDIFGYGKNLVEAMWRYDHLFDQIIEFYEDDMVDAQDGNEEADLMSIVLETYKDTNAEVKLTKNQIKFFFLELFFSTIDTSSAAIQWAMAELINHPQQFKKLREEIDRVVGSNRLVSESDVPNLPFLQAVVKEGLRLRSPTPIIHRECTKDCKITGFDVKANSKILINAYAIMRDPEHWNDPLEFMPERFLVDSNDEIGQRQIEMKSQDFHYLPFGGGRRGCIGGTHALLVSYVAVGALTQCFDWKVKGGDKVDIEVGSGFSGAMALPLACYPITRFDPF from the exons ATGGCCAGTTCTACTGGTATTGCGAATCTTTGGGAGTACTCCTTCCTGTTTTTCATCTGGATTGTTTCAGTTGTCGTGGTGCGTTTCTTGATCAAAACATGCACCAGCTCCCGGGACACACTTCGTTGCCCACCAAGCCCACTAGCTCTACCGATTATTGGCCACCTTCATCTACTAAGCTCTAAATTACCGCAGTCATTCCAAGACTTAGCTCGACGCTATGGCCCCCTTATGCAGCTACGTATTGGTGCGACAACTTTTGTTATTGCTTCCAGTGCCACTGTTGCAAAAGAAATCTTGAGAACCCATGATGGTGATTTTGCATCCAGGTTTGAATTTGGTCCTGCCGAGTATAACATATATAGTGGTATTGGTTTTATTACTGGCCCTTATGGCACCTATTGGCGTTTCATGAAAAAGCTATGCATCACCAAGCTATTCGCAGGCCCTCAGCTCGCTCGTTTCAGCCGTATTCGGGAGCTAGAGATTCAAAAACTGTTGAAATCGGTGCTGAAGAGCTCTAAGGAAGGAGAGGCATGCGATTTAGCCGTGGAATTAACGACCTTGACAAATAATTTACTGTGCAGTATGGCTTTAAGTAAGACATGTTCTGACAACGTCATGGGAGCAAAGGAAATCAGGAGGTTAGTCGTGGAAATTATGGAGCTTGGAACGAAATTAGGTGCTTACGAGGCTATAGGTCCTCTAAAGAAATTCGACATCTTTGGATATGGGAAAAATCTTGTGGAGGCAATGTGGCGGTATGATCATTTATTCGATCAGATCATAGAGTTCTACGAAGATGACATGGTTGATGCCCAAGATGGAAATGAAGAGGCAGATCTGATGAGTATTGTGTTGGAGACTTATAAAGACACAAATGCCGAAGTGAAGCTAACAAAAAACCAGATCAAGTTCTTCTTCCTA GAACTGTTTTTCTCAACTATTGATACTTCGTCAGCAGCCATACAGTGGGCCATGGCGGAGCTCATCAACCATCCCCAACAATTCAAAAAGCTTAGAGAGGAGATTGATAGGGTTGTGGGTTCCAACAGGCTAGTCAGCGAATCGGACGTCCCAAACCTCCCTTTCTTGCAAGCCGTCGTGAAGGAGGGACTAAGGCTGCGTTCTCCAACACCAATCATCCACAGAGAATGTACCAAGGACTGCAAGATTACTGGGTTCGATGTAAAGGCAAATTCCAAAATTCTGATCAATGCCTATGCCATCATGCGGGACCCAGAGCATTGGAATGACCCGCTGGAGTTTATGCCGGAGAGATTTTTGGTCGACTCCAATGACGAGATTGGGCAACGTCAGATCGAAATGAAGAGTCAGGATTTTCATTACCTGCCGTTTGGGGGTGGAAGGAGAGGATGCATCGGAGGGACACATGCATTACTAGTGTCCTACGTGGCAGTCGGAGCCTTGACCCAATGCTTTGATTGGAAAGTCAAAGGTGGGGATAAGGTTGATATAGAAGTTGGGTCTGGGTTTTCCGGAGCTATGGCACTTCCCCTCGCGTGTTATCCAATTACTCGATTCGATCCATTTTAA